A single region of the Brachypodium distachyon strain Bd21 chromosome 3, Brachypodium_distachyon_v3.0, whole genome shotgun sequence genome encodes:
- the LOC100830825 gene encoding pentatricopeptide repeat-containing protein At1g77360, mitochondrial produces the protein MSDHQAKRPSDAAAAAPAAKRARAQAAPVFPTYKDAPDLPPKIRLLCEILASPATDVEAALDDAAVRVTTSDVEQVLRFSYAHPRGAAAFFRWAGHRHLRHQHSPYSWNLVIDLLGKNRLFDPMWDTVSSMRSQGLLSLASFASVFSSLAADPVSSPLKAFVDMPKYGMDRDTPALNSLLSALCRASRLDDARAAIPVARAEASTRPDADSYAILLEGCEAAGDPAVAREVFDEMVRHVGFDPANVPAYDSFLTTLVSSSSTTALTEAMDYLAVLRRYRCSPGEKFLRAALAAHLKAQDLRGAQVLWDDFVVRLGLIPDKEMYSSMIMLQGTLGHAEVIVEYVDDMAFYGVFPDADTYNMVLKLLLKGRKLREASAIFREMVKNECWPNEANCSLALRMFLDTRDWETGIKVWNCMVANGLPPLEESGNMLVSKLKDEMLPEACKYAEDMIDQGIKVSSSTLGKLRLCLVKVKKGAIHDRLLTKWKAR, from the coding sequence CCCGACCTACCCCCCAAGATCCGTCTCCTCTGCGAGATACTGGCCTCCCCCGCCACCGATGTCGAGGCGGCcctcgacgacgccgccgtccgcgTCACCACCTCCGACGTCGAGCAGGTGCTCCGCTTCTCGTACGCGCACCCgcggggcgccgccgccttcttccgATGGGCGGGCCATCGCCACCTGCGCCACCAGCACTCCCCCTACTCGTGGAACCTCGTCATCGACCTCCTCGGCAAGAATCGCCTGTTCGATCCCATGTGGGACACCGTCTCCTCCATGCGGTCCCAGGGCCTGCTCTCCCTCGCCTCCTTCGCCTCCGTGTTCTCCTCCCTGGCGGCCGACCCAGTCAGCTCCCCCCTCAAGGCGTTTGTGGATATGCCCAAGTATGGCATGGACCGCGACACGCCCGCGCTGAACTCCCTCCTCTCCGCACTCTGCCGTGCCTCCAGGCTCGATGATGCCCGTGCTGCGATCCCTGTGGCACGTGCCGAGGCCAGCACTCGGCCGGACGCTGACTCCTACGCCATTCTTCTCGAGGGTTGCGAGGCTGCTGGCGACCCTGCCGTTGCACGTGAGGTGTTTGACGAAATGGTGCGCCATGTCGGCTTTGATCCTGCCAATGTGCCTGCGTACGACTCTTTCCTTACAACACTTGTTTCAAGTAGCTCCACCACAGCGCTGACGGAGGCAATGGACTATCTAGCTGTCTTGCGCCGGTATAGGTGTTCACCGGGGGAGAAGTTCCTCCGTGCTGCATTGGCTGCGCACCTGAAGGCACAAGACTTACGGGGTGCGCAGGTGCTCTGGGATGACTTTGTTGTTCGTCTGGGGCTCATCCCAGATAAGGAAATGTATAGCTCGATGATCATGCTGCAGGGCACTCTGGGGCATGCTGAGGTTATTGTGGAgtatgttgatgacatggcCTTCTATGGAGTGTTTCCTGACGCCGACACATACAACATGGTGCTCAAGTTATTGTTGAAGGGGAGGAAGCTCCGGGAGGCATCTGCAATATTTAGAGAAATGGTCAAGAACGAGTGTTGGCCAAATGAGGCAAATTGTTCGCTTGCACTTCGCATGTTCCTGGATACTCGTGATTGGGAGACGGGGATCAAGGTGTGGAACTGCATGGTGGCGAATGGCCTGCCTCCGTTGGAGGAGAGTGGGAATATGCTTGTGTCAAAGCTGAAGGATGAGATGCTGCCTGAGGCTTGCAAGTATGCAGAGGACATGATTGATCAAGGTATCAAGGTGAGCTCGTCAACACTCGGAAAACTGAGGCTGTGCCTGGTAAAGGTCAAAAAAGGGGCAATTCATGACCGCTTGCTTACAAAATGGAAGGCACGCTAA